One Thermorudis peleae genomic window, CAAGACAACCAGACCCAGGCCAAAGACGATCGCCAGCAGGGTTGGACGGGCATCGATCCCCGTTACACGGCGGAGCCACTGCACAGTAATCGTCGCTGGCTCGACCATCCCAAACGCGTTCAGAAACGCCCCAAACACGAGCAAAAGGACGAGCGCCCCGAGATCGATTCGCTGACTCCAGCGGCCAATCCCCGAGCGCACTGGATTGCCGCTGAACTCCCGCATCAGCGGGTTGCGCACCAGCACGCCGACGTTGTCATACGGGCAAGCTTGCACACAGTCCAAACAGAATGTGCAGTCCTGGTTGCCAACTTTGCGCGGCTGGAAAAGCCAGAGTTCACAGCCAGATTGCAGTAATCGACCGTGTGCATCATAGCGGCCATGGATGCAGTCTTTGGTCTGGCACTGCAGGCAGATGGCCGGGTCGCGCACCGTGACTTCAGTAGGAGATGACAGTGACATGACAAAGTTGAACTGGCCGATCGGGCAGACATGCTTGCAAAACGCTGCACCGGCGAAGATGCTGTCGATCACGAAGGCACCGACAAAGTAGGCCAGCGCAACCCAGGCCGTGAGCCACGGGCTCGCCCAGAGCGAGAAGGCTTCGTATGCCCAAAAGAAAAGGCCGAGCGTCACAATTGCCGCCAGTTTACCGGGCAGCCAGCGTGGCCACGGACGCCGCCCGTGGAACCAGCGCTTTGCCAAGCGTCGGGGCAGCATGAAGGGACATGCAAAGCAGAAGACATTGCCGACCAAGAGGAGGCCAAGCACAACGAGGCCGCGCCAGTGCACCCACGGCAATACGCCGGCGAGGTTCTTCGGTGCTAATGGCGGGCCAAGGAAGCCATCGTAGAGGACGAGGAGGCTCAGCACGAGCAACACAGCCTGAGCACTGGTTCGCGCGTGCTTCCACCGCAACCAACGCCCAAGCAGCGGCAGGCGCAGGAGATCAGTTCCATGAGTAGGGCGGACGATTGTTGCAGAGCGCGCCATATGCTGCGCCTCAACTCTCCTTCAGCCGCGCTGACAACCGGCCTTCTCCACCTATGAAGCGGGCTTGACGCCGTTGACCGGTGCTTGTGTCTCAAACGCGCGACCATCGGGCAGCGTGCCACGGACAATCACGACCCAGTCCCCAGCCATCGTGAACCGGAACTGGTCGACAACATAGACACCATTGCCCTGCTCGACTGCCGTCGCCAGGACTGGTTGCATGCCAGCATGGGTCATTGTGCCTTCAACCTGGACGTTCTTTGCGCCAACGACCGGCTTGCCATCGGCCGTCTTGAGCGTGATCGAGAGTCGAGCTGTCCCGACTGTTGGTGGCGACGGTTCGACGGTGACGGCGGCAGTAACGCCCTGACTGGATGTTTCACCGCGGCGCAGTTGGCATGCCGTGCTGAGCACAACGAGGCTACAAAACAGGCTCACCAGAAGCAGCACGGGCAGCCGGTAGCGCACGACAGGCTTCATGCACGACCTCCGCACTATTCGGCTTGGGCAACGGCAGGTTCCTGCAATGGCGCAGGCAGCGGCCGTTGGCCCAGAGCAATGGCGACGGCCGCGCGGGCGAGAAGCGCTGTTGGATCAGCGAGGAGAACAGGAACATCAGTCGCTTCGAGCACCAACGGCAGTTCCGTGCATGCTGCAATCAGTGCCTGCGCACCAGTGTGCTCCACAAAGGCAAGCGCAGCAGCACGAATCCGCGCGCGGACTGCCGCATCGACGTGGCCGGCTTTGACCGCGGCAATGACCGCCGACACCTCAGCTTGCGTTGCCGGTTCTGGCGCAACCGGTTGCAAGCCAACGGCTTCGAGTGCCTGGTGATAGAGTCGACTCCGAATCGTTCCTTCAGTGGCAAGCACGCCGACACACTGGCCAGGGCCGACCTGCTCGGCCAGCCAGGCTGCCGTTTCCCGCACCATGCTCAGGATTGGGATACGCACCGCGGGCTGGACACGCGGCAGGAATGCATGGGCTGTGTTGCACGGGACGATCAGAAAGTCGGCTCCAGCTTGTTCAAGACGGCGCGCACCGGCGACGAGCCACGGCGTTGGATCGGGCCCACCGTAGAGAAGCGCTTCCGTGCGGTCGGGCACACTGGGATCAGCATCAATGATCACGTGGAGATGGTCCTGATCGCGTGACGCTGGAGTAGCCGCGATGATCTTCTGGTAGAGATCAGCGGTGGCCAGCGGCCCCATGCCACCGAGGATGCCAATGATCCGACGTGTCATGCCTTTGTCCTTTGCAGCTCTCTGCTCCGCCCACCCCGCCTGCTCCCCTCCCCAATGGTAGCACCAGGCTGTGGAGCACTCACGGACAAAAACGCCTTGACGATGTCGGGAATCTTTGGACAAACTGCAGGACGAATGCGGGGGGTTATGGAACAGTCGTCATTACCCTACCACGTGTCGGTCAAAGAATTGCCAGTCGACGAACGACCACGCGAGCGCCTGCGCCAGCACGGCGCGACAACGCTCACGAATGCGGAATTGTTGGCAATTATCCTGAATACAGGAACGCGAGGGGAATCTGTCCTCACGCTTGCGCAGCGCTTGCTTGTCGAGTACGGCGGGCTTGCTGGCTTGGCGCGGGCTGATTTTGCGACGCTCTGCCGAGCGCACGGCCTAGGAGAGGCAAAAGCCGCCAAGCTTAAGGCCGCGCTCGAGCTCGGGCGTCGGCTTGCGCTGGCTCAGCCTGATGAGCGCCCATCAATCCGCTCCCCCGAAGATGCCTACGCGATCGCTGGAGCAGACATGGCTACGTTGGAGCAGGAGCATGTGCGCGTGCTGCTCCTCGATACACGGCACCGCGTTATCCGAACTGTCACCATCGCCCAGGGGCAGGCAAACAGTGCGCAGGTCCGCATGGCCGAACTGTTCAAGGACGCGGTGCGGCACAATGCCGTCGCCATCATCTTGCTGCACAACCACCCCTCTGGCGATCCAACACCGTCAGGTGCTGATATCGCGCTCACGGCCGAAGCGGTTGCTGCGGGCAAGCTGCTCGATATCGAGGTGCTCGACCATCTCGTGATCGGCCAGGGACGGTTTTGCTCGCTTCGTCGCTTAGGGCTCGGCTTTACTGCCCCAGCAGACGATGCACACGCGCGTTGGCCAACATCACCATCGTCCGCTACCCGGGCTGCAGCCAGCCGCGATCGATAAGGACTTCACGGCCAAGATGGCCAAGCAAGACTTCGTAGGGAGTACCAGCAAGCTCCGGATGCCATTCGAAGCGGTAGCGCTCGAAATACTGCACACGATAGCGTTTGCCATCGGTCTTGCTGACTTCTTCAAATTCCTCGCTGATCGGATAGCCGAAGACCATGAGCCCGCCTTGACTCCACCAGTATTGGCGGAAGACGCCGCGAAGTGTATGGCGCGTTTGGGGGAAATAGTCCACATTGGGATCAGTTGGCGGCGAGACAGGCTGGAATGGTGGCTCGGCACGTCGATTTTTGGTCCGCTCAGAACCGAGCAATCCCAGTAAGACCTCGAAGGGCGTCCCAGCATTCTCAGGGTGATATTCAAATCGCGCACGCTCAAAATACTGTGTGAGATAGACATTGCCATCCGTTGCTGACAACTCAAAGAATGGCTCAGTCAGCGGATAGCCGAAGCGCATTAGGCCGCCGTGCGCCGACCAGTAGTCCATGAAGCGCTTCGGCACGTTGTGCTGTGTCTCTTTGACGTAGACCATGTCGGGGTCCGTGCTTGGCTGAGCCGGCGCCGTCGGCGGTGGCAACACGGTGATCTGTTGCGGGAACACGCCCTGCTGGACGTACCCAACGAACTCATCGACCAAACTGGCTGTCAAGCGCCACGTCTTCACCGTCTTCAACACAATGAACCCCGTTACCGTCGCCTGCTGACCGGGCGCGAGCGGCCCTGGCAACCCCCAGCGGAATGGATTAGGCAATCCGGTATTGCCGTCGTAATCAACGCCAACACGGAAGGCCCCCTGCACCTTCGGGAACCCAGCGCTTTCGAAGTCTTGCCCTTCAACGTAGACGTAACCAGGGGGAGGATCTTGCGTCGAGAGTGTAATCTGGCCTGTATTCTGCACCACAGCGTCAATACGAAGCAGGGTGCCGGAATAGACTTGCGTCGGGGTAAACGTCACCTTGACTAACTGGGCTTGCGCAGGGACAGGTTGTGGTGGCGGCAAGGTGATCGGCGCACCGACACCGCTGAGCTGGCCACGAAGCAATGGCAACTGGGCGTAGAGCGCGTCGCCCGGACAATCGGTCTGGTTGTAGTCACGATGGCCGCCGATGTTTGGAGCGTTCTTCAGATCGTGGAAGTCGGAAACGCCTGCCGGATCGAGCTTCGGGACACGCGTCCGGATCAGCCGCCCCAGCGCGGACAAGGCCGCCTGCGGTGGATGCACGCTCTCGAAATTCCCGATCACCGCAACGCCCATGCTGCCGGTGTTGTAACCGGCCGTGTGCGCGCCAATCACGTTCGGACCGCCGTAGCGTCCTTCGTATGCGTGCCCCTGCCAGTCGATAAGGAAGTTATAGCCAATGTCCCCCCAACCAAGCGTCACGGCATGATAGGCATAGATTGCCCTGACGACGGCCGCTGGATCCGGCGGATTATTGTCAGTCGCTGTATGGTGGACGATGACCTTTTGCACAGGAGCATACTGAGGCGGCCAAATTTCGTTGCCGTTCTTGTCAAAGCGCAGCGACTCATCGGCTCCCCAGCCTGCCCGCGGGATGATCCAGCCATCGATCAGCGCTGGCGCATCGAGATAGCTCAATTCCCCGCTCATCGTGTTAACACAGGTCAGGTGCACGGCTTCGAGGTGAACCGGCTCGCCATCACTGCCACGCTGGAGGCGAACACAATACTGGACGGCCTGAACCGGGCCGGTCAGCACGGGCGGGGCATAGACGCGGCCGTCGGGGACCAGTGGGGTGATGTGCGTGTCAGGGTGCAGCCACACCCATTCGCTCCAGGCCGTGCCATCAGCACTGGTGCGGACACCGACCATCAACGCCCCGCCTGGCGGGACAGTTGCCTGCCAACTGACCTCGATGCTATTGCACGGCTGGGGAAGCGAGAAAACGCGCGATGTGTAGACGCCGTCCGAAGGAAACCCTTCGCGTTCACTCCAGCTGATCCGCGTGATTGCGGCCGCTGAAGAATGAGGGAAGCGGAATTCTGTCATTGTTGCGATAACTGCGCCACCAGCAAGCTTCAGCAGCGTCCGCCGCGTCCAACGCGGCTGTCTCACGATCCCTTCCCTTCCCAGGCAGCTACCCCTCGTCCTCGACCGCGTCCGTTTTGTTATGCTAGCGCGCGCGGGTTGTACGGTCAAGGTGTACAAACGTCCTTGTTCATCAGGACGTTGGTCATGGTCAGATCATCCCGCATGGCAGCAGGCAGGTGTGGGCACGGTACCAGCGAACCTGGTTACCTTAAGAAGAGGGAAAGACGAGAGCGAGGGCACGATGCCACGCGATCTTCCGCTCGGCAACGGACGGTTGTTGCTGGCGTTTGACCACACGTACACGTTGCGCGACCTCTACTACCCGCATGTCGGGCAAGAAAACCATACGCAAGGGCAACTTTGCCGTTTCGGCGTCTGGGTTGACCACCAACTGGTCTGGCTGCACGACGATGGCTGGGAGCGGCAGTTGCGCTATCAGCCCGATACGCTCGTCAGCAACGTGCTCTTACACCATCCAGCGCTTGGCCTGCAACTGCAGATACGCGACGCGGTTGACATTGAAGATGACGCATGGATTCGTGAAGTCTGTGTGCGTGACCTGACCGGGCGAGACCGAACGGTTCGGCTCTTCAGCCATTTCGACGGCTACCTCTGGGGCTACGCGGATGGAGAAACGGCCTATTACGAGCCGGTCGAGCGCGCGATTGTGCACTACAAAGGCAAGCGCTACTTCTGGTTCTCCGGCTGGGCCGGTACAACGCCTGGTCTCCACACCTTTGCGACGGGAAACAAGGGATTTCGAGGCCGCGAAGGAACCTGGCGCGATGCAGAAGACGGCTATCTGAGTCAGAACCCGATTGCGCAGGGATCAGTCGACTCGATTATCGGCCTGGAACTTGCTATCCCAGCACATGACGAAGCGCGGGCGTATTTTTGGATGGCCGCAGGGCTCCGCCATGCTGATGTGCGCCGCATCCACGAACGGATTGTTGACCAACATCCCGCGACCATTCTGCGACGTGTCGAGCGCTATTGGCAAGGTTGGGTGAACCACCGGCGATGGGAATCGCGGTTGCTCTCGCCACGCGCCCTCCAGTTGTTACGCCAGAGCCTGCTGATCCTCCGCACGCAGATCGACGAGCACGGTGCGATTGTCGCTGCCAACGACTCGGATATCCTGCAGTTCGGTCGCGATACGTATAGCTACGTCTGGCCACGCGATGGCGCGCTGATTGCCATTGCGCTTGACAAGGCAGGTTATCCCGAGCTGAGCCGCCGCTTCTTCTTGTTCATTCACGAACTGGTTACCAAGTACGGCTTCTTCCTCCACAAGTACAACCCGGATGGTTCGGCTGGCTCAAGCTGGCATCCGTGGGCAACCAGTGACGGCCAACTCCAGTTCCCGATTCAAGAGGACAGCACAGCGCTCGTACTCTACGCGCTCTGGGAGCACTACCAGCGCACGCACGATGTTGAATTGATCCGGCAGCTTTACCTGCCGATGGTTGTGCCCTGCGCTCGCTTCCTCGCCACGTATCGCGATGAGCACACCGGACTGCCGAAGCCTTCATACGACCTCTGGGAAGAGCGCCATGGGATTCACGCGTTTACAGTCGCAGCTGTTTGGGCTGGGCTTGTCGCAGCGGCCAACTTTGCGCGCATGTTTGCCGACGATGACCTTGCGGAGGAATGGGAACAGGCCGCAACCAGTATCCGCGCTGCAACACTCCACGCCTTCTACGACCCGACGCTCGGCCGCTTCGTGCGCACCGTCCATGTTGATGGCCCCGATCAGATTCGGCGCGACCCAACGCTCGATGCCAGCCTTGCGGGGCTTTTCGCCTTTGGGCTCATCAGCCCACACGATCCGCATCTCGAGCAAACGATGGAAGCGATCGCCGGCCGGCTCTGGTGCCAGACGCCAGTCGGCGGTATTGCGCGGTACGAGAACGACTACTACTATCAAATGAGCCACGACATTGAACGCGTCCCGGGCAACCCCTGGTTCATCTGCACCCTCTGGCTCGCTGACTGGTACATTGCTCGTGCGATGTCACCAGCCTATCTCTACCGCGCGCAAGAGCTCATTGAGTGGGTAGTCGAACACGCGTTGCCCAGCGGCGTGCTCGCCGAGCAGGTTCATCCGTACACTGGGCAACCGCTCTCCGTCAGCCCACTCAGCTGGAGCCATGGGACATTCATTGCGACGGTGCTAGACTTCCTCGCCCGAGAGCAGCAACTCATTGAGACCGGCTGGGGAGCCCTGCTTGGCTAGCCGGAATACCACCGGCTAGCCAAGCAGGCAGCGCAGGACACCCCTAGCGTCCGGCTGGCCAGCGGCCATACCAGTCGAAGGGCTCCTCGCTCAAGCCAACAACGACGTTCTTGACTTGCGTGTAGAGGTCAAGCACATGGCGGCTGAGTTCGCGGCCGATGCCGCTCTGCTTATAGCCACCGAACGGCGCTTCCGGCGGA contains:
- a CDS encoding peptidoglycan recognition protein family protein: MRQPRWTRRTLLKLAGGAVIATMTEFRFPHSSAAAITRISWSEREGFPSDGVYTSRVFSLPQPCNSIEVSWQATVPPGGALMVGVRTSADGTAWSEWVWLHPDTHITPLVPDGRVYAPPVLTGPVQAVQYCVRLQRGSDGEPVHLEAVHLTCVNTMSGELSYLDAPALIDGWIIPRAGWGADESLRFDKNGNEIWPPQYAPVQKVIVHHTATDNNPPDPAAVVRAIYAYHAVTLGWGDIGYNFLIDWQGHAYEGRYGGPNVIGAHTAGYNTGSMGVAVIGNFESVHPPQAALSALGRLIRTRVPKLDPAGVSDFHDLKNAPNIGGHRDYNQTDCPGDALYAQLPLLRGQLSGVGAPITLPPPQPVPAQAQLVKVTFTPTQVYSGTLLRIDAVVQNTGQITLSTQDPPPGYVYVEGQDFESAGFPKVQGAFRVGVDYDGNTGLPNPFRWGLPGPLAPGQQATVTGFIVLKTVKTWRLTASLVDEFVGYVQQGVFPQQITVLPPPTAPAQPSTDPDMVYVKETQHNVPKRFMDYWSAHGGLMRFGYPLTEPFFELSATDGNVYLTQYFERARFEYHPENAGTPFEVLLGLLGSERTKNRRAEPPFQPVSPPTDPNVDYFPQTRHTLRGVFRQYWWSQGGLMVFGYPISEEFEEVSKTDGKRYRVQYFERYRFEWHPELAGTPYEVLLGHLGREVLIDRGWLQPG
- a CDS encoding FixH family protein, with product MKPVVRYRLPVLLLVSLFCSLVVLSTACQLRRGETSSQGVTAAVTVEPSPPTVGTARLSITLKTADGKPVVGAKNVQVEGTMTHAGMQPVLATAVEQGNGVYVVDQFRFTMAGDWVVIVRGTLPDGRAFETQAPVNGVKPAS
- a CDS encoding aspartate/glutamate racemase family protein produces the protein MTRRIIGILGGMGPLATADLYQKIIAATPASRDQDHLHVIIDADPSVPDRTEALLYGGPDPTPWLVAGARRLEQAGADFLIVPCNTAHAFLPRVQPAVRIPILSMVRETAAWLAEQVGPGQCVGVLATEGTIRSRLYHQALEAVGLQPVAPEPATQAEVSAVIAAVKAGHVDAAVRARIRAAALAFVEHTGAQALIAACTELPLVLEATDVPVLLADPTALLARAAVAIALGQRPLPAPLQEPAVAQAE
- a CDS encoding glycoside hydrolase family 15 protein, with the protein product MPRDLPLGNGRLLLAFDHTYTLRDLYYPHVGQENHTQGQLCRFGVWVDHQLVWLHDDGWERQLRYQPDTLVSNVLLHHPALGLQLQIRDAVDIEDDAWIREVCVRDLTGRDRTVRLFSHFDGYLWGYADGETAYYEPVERAIVHYKGKRYFWFSGWAGTTPGLHTFATGNKGFRGREGTWRDAEDGYLSQNPIAQGSVDSIIGLELAIPAHDEARAYFWMAAGLRHADVRRIHERIVDQHPATILRRVERYWQGWVNHRRWESRLLSPRALQLLRQSLLILRTQIDEHGAIVAANDSDILQFGRDTYSYVWPRDGALIAIALDKAGYPELSRRFFLFIHELVTKYGFFLHKYNPDGSAGSSWHPWATSDGQLQFPIQEDSTALVLYALWEHYQRTHDVELIRQLYLPMVVPCARFLATYRDEHTGLPKPSYDLWEERHGIHAFTVAAVWAGLVAAANFARMFADDDLAEEWEQAATSIRAATLHAFYDPTLGRFVRTVHVDGPDQIRRDPTLDASLAGLFAFGLISPHDPHLEQTMEAIAGRLWCQTPVGGIARYENDYYYQMSHDIERVPGNPWFICTLWLADWYIARAMSPAYLYRAQELIEWVVEHALPSGVLAEQVHPYTGQPLSVSPLSWSHGTFIATVLDFLAREQQLIETGWGALLG